From a single Ignavibacteria bacterium genomic region:
- a CDS encoding WG repeat-containing protein, which produces MSTLKRPGLLILFIFFLFNILEAQEKYQGPIPVLVQKDSKWIYRDREGNRAFNDEFKEAWFFNDGLAVVNQSGSYKYIDLTGKPVINVSYEKAGDFSEGRAAVKMAKTGYFYINKKGERVCEKEYQSLGKFENGVGIGYRDIKYYLIDATGKEIAGSFDYVDGFREGMSWFSINGQFGFVNNKGEIAIKPVYRNARDFIDGCAWVQKQDSTFCLIDTKGKEVTPAKKYVNPIRFPYQTNYLIEDTKEGSTVKSRDGKVLLKTKYKIIRWLQKDLFVVNDGKGGGEGVIDINGKEVIKAGWTNINESKGDFVIVRKNNKYGIYGLDGKEIIPVKYDFSWTIPVGTFMKEGNNYFLYHEKQKTLGKRVYHGLPDVPWQFTVPEGFGFVQTLYLKFFIDIEGTEYVVRDVYLENYKGPNGKIALKDAYTGDLYSDFVYDKVGIKGEEMLPVMKDGKWGFYSLETYKETVPFIYDEVGAYSFSHGLCPVKKNGKWGYIDKTGVTKIPFQFDEANTFNSGEAIVKIGKKKYIIDLQGKVIGQDNYYSDPWAERPEFNGNTLSGSYNLEYYHVIDSPYSIPVKGQKSQELDEPVSIKVTQNSISTRYYHFIVESSGYHNGQRVYNLERNSGNNTYLSFVFFGNGEDRCAFMTRDGMVVYATGPMQFGK; this is translated from the coding sequence ATGTCAACCCTCAAAAGACCTGGTTTATTAATCCTTTTTATCTTTTTTTTATTTAACATACTCGAAGCCCAGGAAAAATATCAGGGGCCCATACCCGTTTTAGTCCAGAAGGACAGTAAGTGGATCTATCGCGACAGGGAGGGGAACCGCGCTTTTAATGACGAATTCAAAGAAGCATGGTTCTTTAACGATGGACTTGCTGTGGTAAATCAGTCCGGCTCTTACAAGTATATAGACCTGACAGGTAAACCGGTGATAAATGTTTCTTATGAGAAGGCGGGTGATTTTAGCGAGGGACGAGCCGCCGTAAAAATGGCAAAAACCGGATACTTCTACATTAATAAAAAAGGAGAGAGAGTCTGCGAAAAGGAGTATCAATCTCTCGGTAAGTTTGAAAACGGTGTCGGAATCGGATATCGTGATATCAAATATTACCTGATCGACGCGACCGGGAAAGAGATAGCAGGTTCTTTTGACTATGTTGACGGGTTCCGGGAGGGGATGTCATGGTTCAGCATTAACGGGCAATTCGGATTCGTGAATAACAAGGGTGAGATTGCGATAAAACCGGTTTACAGGAACGCCCGCGATTTCATCGACGGCTGTGCATGGGTGCAGAAGCAGGACAGTACATTTTGCCTGATTGACACCAAGGGGAAGGAAGTAACCCCTGCAAAGAAATATGTTAATCCGATACGGTTTCCATATCAGACAAATTATCTGATCGAGGATACTAAAGAAGGTTCAACGGTTAAGTCGAGGGACGGGAAGGTGCTTCTTAAAACAAAATATAAGATCATTCGGTGGCTGCAAAAAGATCTGTTTGTCGTCAATGATGGAAAAGGTGGTGGTGAAGGGGTGATCGATATCAATGGGAAGGAAGTGATAAAAGCCGGCTGGACAAACATTAACGAGTCGAAGGGGGATTTTGTTATCGTACGGAAGAACAATAAATACGGAATCTACGGGCTGGATGGTAAAGAAATCATTCCGGTAAAGTACGACTTTTCCTGGACCATCCCGGTGGGAACATTTATGAAAGAAGGGAACAATTATTTCCTTTACCATGAAAAACAAAAAACACTTGGTAAAAGAGTTTACCATGGTCTGCCTGATGTGCCATGGCAGTTCACCGTTCCGGAAGGATTCGGATTTGTTCAGACACTCTATCTGAAATTCTTTATAGATATAGAAGGAACAGAATATGTTGTCCGTGATGTGTATCTTGAAAATTATAAGGGGCCCAACGGCAAGATCGCGCTCAAAGATGCCTACACGGGGGACTTGTACTCGGATTTTGTGTATGACAAGGTCGGGATAAAGGGGGAAGAGATGCTCCCGGTAATGAAAGACGGGAAATGGGGCTTCTACAGTCTGGAAACCTATAAAGAAACCGTACCATTCATTTATGATGAGGTTGGAGCGTATTCGTTTTCACACGGCCTCTGCCCCGTGAAGAAGAACGGCAAATGGGGTTATATCGATAAAACCGGTGTGACAAAGATCCCATTTCAATTCGATGAAGCGAATACCTTCAACTCGGGAGAGGCGATAGTAAAGATCGGCAAGAAAAAATACATCATCGACCTGCAAGGGAAAGTTATAGGACAGGATAATTATTACTCTGACCCCTGGGCTGAAAGGCCGGAATTCAATGGTAATACGCTTTCGGGCAGTTACAATCTGGAATACTATCATGTTATCGATTCACCATATTCCATCCCCGTGAAAGGCCAAAAATCGCAGGAACTTGACGAACCTGTTTCAATCAAAGTTACTCAAAACAGCATTTCAACGCGCTACTACCATTTCATCGTTGAAAGCAGTGGTTATCATAATGGACAGCGGGTATATA
- a CDS encoding T9SS type A sorting domain-containing protein: MYYLRIIFLILFFPLMSWAQSLQHNFELIAPKPTYKDILFMTTLQDGRLIAGLRPTGLLISNDEGLTWQEVNYPNIKGAIMKIVQLSPDVFYGITSNSEFIKTTDGGASFSTMVLQNMDPIATIADISFSDSQHGFVGVYTYKTYSWVTTDSGQTWTRIYPASDFWCNSSLMVDNSVLLLSASQRLLRSTDRGHTWNTVLYSQYGQFYNHGDGKISFFSSYDTIRTSLDGGNTWSFTAVTPFNFEVHFISKMSNGVVYVPRENFSALYKSTDGLLTWSRVAWLGSFISTPNAFTTISDTVAILAGNRGSILRHTGPQLNDSMITRNQFLPSKAFFTDSLWGINTFGLYTSNGGQTWQGNTSNPYNYIDWGSYLTLTKSGLGLIGFNWRYQIIPDPNFTVYSDINITTNQGRSWIKKESKKYFHTKAVTSFGDSVIVAMLKREQNTGENYEIRVIHWTNAGVSVKTVPLTMGITGLAAIHSKNMVLAGFNNSILVSYDTAKTWQTLFASGANTSFTDVKAFESGLIVGCGDNYKYYSTDFGVTWSKGYPNGAWPGAFAVSPTGLLAYSSSNRVEIGHKTWQTFQKLDNDLINEVWNLQFVDKNTLMVQNNRGDYFKYRIMDTASVVSVDQDDSPLKDFSLSQNYPNPFNPETVIRFSLPEAGYVKGVVYDILGREVATLLKSDMPAGNHQVKFDAKGIASGVYVFRLQAGNYSSAIKMVVGK, translated from the coding sequence ATGTATTATTTGAGAATTATTTTTTTGATTTTATTTTTCCCTTTGATGTCATGGGCACAATCACTGCAACATAATTTTGAATTGATTGCTCCCAAACCAACATACAAGGATATTTTGTTTATGACCACACTTCAGGACGGTCGGTTGATTGCCGGCTTGCGTCCGACGGGGTTGCTCATCAGCAACGATGAAGGTTTAACCTGGCAAGAAGTAAACTACCCCAATATTAAGGGGGCGATTATGAAGATTGTTCAATTATCACCCGATGTGTTTTATGGTATCACAAGTAATTCGGAATTCATTAAGACTACTGATGGAGGAGCATCATTTTCAACAATGGTGCTTCAAAATATGGATCCTATTGCCACAATTGCGGATATAAGTTTCAGTGACTCTCAGCACGGATTTGTCGGTGTTTACACTTACAAAACTTATAGTTGGGTAACGACAGACAGTGGGCAGACCTGGACAAGAATTTATCCCGCATCTGACTTTTGGTGTAACAGTAGTCTGATGGTCGATAACTCTGTTCTTCTTCTCTCCGCCAGTCAAAGACTACTCCGCTCGACAGATCGCGGACACACATGGAATACCGTTTTATATTCGCAGTACGGACAGTTTTACAACCACGGGGACGGCAAAATTTCCTTTTTTTCCTCCTATGACACTATCAGGACTTCTCTCGATGGAGGTAACACCTGGTCTTTTACTGCTGTAACACCTTTTAATTTCGAAGTCCATTTTATTTCTAAGATGTCTAATGGGGTAGTTTATGTACCCAGGGAGAACTTCAGCGCACTTTACAAATCCACTGACGGGTTACTGACCTGGAGCAGAGTTGCCTGGCTTGGATCATTTATCAGCACTCCGAACGCGTTTACAACGATTTCAGATACTGTTGCAATTCTCGCGGGGAACAGAGGTTCGATATTGAGACATACAGGTCCACAGCTTAACGATTCCATGATTACACGCAATCAATTTTTGCCGTCAAAGGCTTTCTTCACCGATTCTTTATGGGGGATAAATACTTTTGGACTTTACACCTCGAATGGTGGTCAAACATGGCAGGGGAACACAAGCAACCCTTATAATTATATAGATTGGGGAAGCTATCTGACCCTCACGAAGAGTGGTCTTGGACTGATCGGTTTTAACTGGCGATATCAGATTATACCGGATCCAAATTTTACGGTTTATTCAGACATCAATATAACAACCAACCAGGGTCGTTCGTGGATTAAGAAGGAATCAAAAAAATATTTCCACACAAAAGCGGTCACCTCTTTTGGAGATTCCGTGATTGTTGCTATGCTTAAAAGGGAACAAAACACGGGTGAAAATTATGAAATTAGAGTCATTCACTGGACAAATGCAGGAGTGTCGGTTAAAACTGTTCCACTGACTATGGGAATAACCGGCCTGGCTGCAATCCATTCCAAAAACATGGTGCTTGCCGGTTTTAACAATTCCATATTGGTCAGTTATGACACGGCAAAAACCTGGCAAACACTCTTTGCATCCGGGGCGAATACCAGTTTCACAGATGTAAAAGCTTTTGAATCAGGACTTATTGTCGGGTGTGGTGATAACTATAAATACTATTCAACTGACTTTGGCGTTACATGGTCAAAAGGATATCCAAACGGTGCCTGGCCCGGGGCTTTTGCCGTGAGTCCGACAGGACTTCTTGCTTACTCATCTTCAAACCGGGTAGAGATTGGACACAAAACCTGGCAAACTTTTCAGAAACTGGACAATGATCTGATAAATGAAGTTTGGAATCTTCAATTTGTCGATAAAAACACTCTTATGGTACAGAATAATCGTGGAGACTATTTCAAATACCGTATTATGGATACTGCGTCTGTTGTGTCGGTTGATCAAGATGATTCCCCCCTTAAGGACTTCTCCCTCTCCCAAAACTACCCCAACCCCTTCAATCCGGAGACGGTAATCCGATTTTCACTTCCCGAAGCGGGATATGTTAAGGGTGTCGTTTATGACATTCTTGGCAGAGAAGTCGCCAC
- a CDS encoding T9SS type A sorting domain-containing protein, producing the protein MKLYIILSLLIVSTAFPQIKWEPMTGFPYRTIFHLCVNSTGDIFAGTSGASGMAILKKSPDSTYFKTSWATSNYVSYLYWHRSSGNIIAGSNYGLIYSSDNGASWRRSNITFGPASCIAENSFGELFAQVSGGLTHSIDGGKTWIQKGSSGNVVSPEVNGKMYAVGDPYLTRSTDHGNLWVGINNLGSDFSATSIYVEDDGLMYISSSNKGVSRSTNGGYTFEDVTEGLFTNIVYSVTGIKGVGVFVSTPYGIWKSTNRGSTWSQVLGDGDRNFLSIVKDGENGLYAASRYGGIYYSPDYGVTWTAKAAGLPAYEADKYTTHPSGWMFASFPYFGVMGSSNNGVNWVNRTNGLFPSNSYTSRGVSSASSGTLFVSCDDKLYRSQDLGLNWYSTPAGNLPRDFEHIIELSGGLLFGISNARGIFKSTNDGVSWSAAYSTASIGYDGLILSQDSIIYFATKTNVVRSHDRGVSWKEGTQTIPLVNEIATSPEGTIFAICYNKPGVYVSTDRGDSWVIKGASTLLKPYHLVRTADGRLISGSATDGAFSSTDGGETWQNISYGLIDTRISRLYITPFGEIWASTVSGGTHKLTGITAVQDEDLAGLPTGFSLSQNFPNPFNPETVIRFSLPEAGFVKGMVYDILGREVATLLKSDMTAGNHEVKFDATGIASGVYVFRLEAGKYSSAIKMVVGK; encoded by the coding sequence ATGAAATTATATATTATTCTATCGCTTTTAATTGTTTCCACCGCTTTTCCTCAAATAAAGTGGGAGCCGATGACCGGTTTTCCTTACAGAACAATATTTCATCTCTGTGTGAATTCAACAGGAGATATCTTTGCAGGGACCTCGGGGGCTTCGGGAATGGCTATATTAAAAAAATCGCCTGACTCAACATATTTTAAGACCTCATGGGCGACGAGCAACTATGTATCATATCTTTACTGGCACAGAAGCAGTGGTAACATTATCGCCGGAAGTAATTACGGGCTTATCTATTCGAGTGATAATGGTGCAAGCTGGAGGCGGTCCAATATAACCTTCGGTCCTGCCAGTTGCATAGCTGAAAACTCATTCGGGGAACTGTTCGCTCAGGTCAGTGGCGGTTTAACCCACTCAATCGACGGCGGGAAAACCTGGATCCAAAAAGGAAGTTCAGGAAATGTAGTCTCTCCCGAAGTGAATGGAAAGATGTATGCTGTTGGTGATCCATACCTGACCCGTTCAACCGATCACGGGAATCTGTGGGTTGGGATTAATAATCTTGGTTCCGATTTCTCCGCCACATCCATCTATGTTGAGGATGACGGCCTGATGTACATCTCATCCTCAAATAAAGGAGTTTCCAGATCGACCAACGGCGGATACACATTTGAAGATGTGACCGAAGGCCTCTTCACAAATATTGTATACAGTGTAACCGGAATCAAGGGTGTCGGCGTTTTTGTGTCGACTCCATATGGGATCTGGAAATCCACGAACAGAGGCAGTACCTGGTCTCAGGTCCTTGGCGACGGCGACAGAAATTTCCTCTCAATTGTGAAAGACGGTGAAAACGGACTTTATGCTGCTTCAAGATATGGAGGTATCTATTATTCCCCCGACTATGGTGTAACATGGACAGCAAAGGCGGCAGGACTTCCGGCATACGAGGCTGACAAGTATACTACTCACCCCTCAGGGTGGATGTTTGCTTCCTTCCCCTACTTCGGGGTGATGGGTTCATCAAACAATGGTGTAAACTGGGTAAACCGGACAAATGGCCTGTTCCCCTCAAATTCCTACACATCAAGGGGTGTTTCATCCGCAAGTTCCGGGACTCTTTTTGTGAGCTGTGATGATAAACTTTATCGCTCACAGGATCTGGGTCTCAACTGGTACTCGACTCCCGCAGGTAACCTGCCCAGAGATTTCGAACATATTATAGAACTCTCGGGAGGCCTGCTTTTTGGAATTTCAAATGCGAGAGGCATTTTCAAGTCAACCAATGACGGAGTAAGCTGGAGTGCCGCTTATTCAACTGCCTCCATTGGTTATGACGGATTAATACTCTCCCAGGACAGTATTATCTATTTTGCGACAAAAACCAATGTGGTTCGCTCGCATGACAGAGGTGTCTCATGGAAAGAAGGAACCCAGACTATTCCACTGGTCAATGAAATTGCCACTTCACCCGAGGGAACGATATTTGCCATCTGCTACAACAAACCCGGAGTTTATGTTTCCACCGACAGGGGCGACAGTTGGGTAATCAAGGGAGCGTCCACTCTGTTGAAACCGTATCATCTCGTAAGAACGGCAGATGGAAGACTAATCTCAGGAAGTGCGACTGATGGTGCTTTCTCCTCCACCGATGGAGGTGAGACCTGGCAAAACATAAGCTACGGACTGATTGACACCCGGATTTCCAGACTCTATATAACACCCTTCGGAGAGATTTGGGCTTCCACCGTTAGCGGCGGAACCCACAAACTTACCGGTATCACCGCTGTTCAGGATGAAGATTTAGCCGGTCTTCCAACCGGTTTCTCCCTCTCCCAAAACTTCCCCAACCCCTTCAACCCGGAGACGGTAATCCGTTTTTCACTTCCCGAAGCGGGATTTGTGAAAGGGATGGTTTACGACATTCTTGGCAGAGAGGTCGCCACACTTCTGAAAAGTGACATGACCGCAGGAAATCATGAGGTGAAGTTTGATGCAACAGGTATTGCCTCAGGTGTTTATGTTTTCAGGCTTGAGGCGGGGAAATACTCTTCGGCGATCAAGATGGTGGTTGGGAAGTAG
- a CDS encoding T9SS type A sorting domain-containing protein, with product MSLGQGGIVAGTTPNQIWYARPGASTWIAVPYKFLGAIANIQFVSGTELFAQSSITDMWTNSSSGFYYKITFNDSTTSIQELDSGVPGEFVLEQNYPNPFNPSTTIRFSLPAGEKTNLKVYNLLGQEVAELINADLPAGNHVVEFDAKSLSSGVYFYRLSTSGFSTTKKMILIR from the coding sequence ATGTCACTCGGTCAGGGCGGGATAGTTGCAGGCACAACTCCTAATCAAATATGGTATGCGCGACCAGGCGCTTCCACATGGATAGCTGTACCTTACAAATTCCTTGGCGCCATCGCCAATATTCAGTTTGTAAGCGGAACTGAATTGTTTGCCCAATCTTCAATTACAGATATGTGGACTAACTCGAGTTCAGGATTTTATTACAAAATCACATTTAACGACAGTACAACTTCAATTCAGGAGCTTGATTCCGGGGTTCCCGGCGAATTTGTTCTCGAACAAAATTACCCTAATCCTTTTAACCCTTCAACAACGATAAGATTTTCGTTGCCTGCGGGAGAGAAAACGAACCTGAAGGTCTATAACTTACTCGGGCAGGAGGTTGCTGAACTTATAAACGCCGACTTGCCTGCGGGTAATCATGTTGTTGAATTTGATGCAAAATCACTCTCGAGCGGAGTCTATTTCTACAGACTTTCAACTTCCGGGTTTTCCACGACAAAAAAAATGATCCTGATCAGGTAA